GTTTTTTCTCCTTACTTTTTCCCCTTTTCATTTTTTCATAAAACTTTTGACACTACCTCCCATATTACGCTCTAATGGCTTTTTTAATTTCTTTCATTACTTCTAGAGTTTTATCTCCAATACTGCCATCCTGATAAATTCCTAAATTCATGGTAATAACCCCTCCATTTTTCATACAACCTTTTATATATGAGATTAACGTTTCAGCATTATAATGGGGATCTTCTACCTCCGTTTCCGGCTTTTTATGAACCCATGGATCATCCATAATAATAAGAGCATGGCTTTGAAGACCTTTCCCAGCTCCATTTTCTATATACCTACTTTTCATTATCTCACCTATACCTCCGACCTCACCTGCCCAGTATTCCTGGTATAAAGTATTTACAGGTAAAATCCAATAGTTGAATGCACATATCCTTTCAGAATTCCCCTCTTTTGCAGCTCTGAACAATACTTCGATTGGAAAGCTGCCAAAGTGCATATATGGCTGGTAGCAGCTATCAAACCAGTATCCGGCTATAGCTTTTTTATAGCGAAGGCCTATCTCCCGGAGTACCTCACAGGTTGTTTCAATATAGTCATCTTTACAAGACATATCCATTCTAACTTCATCTCTGTAGAAGGTGCTCCCATCAATATTTTTCAAGCGTGGAGATGAAACATAAGCAGCGAAAGGATTTAAATAAAGCATCAACCGTACATTCTTCGACGCCAATGCAGAAGCTAATTCAGCGATCAAATCACGTTCGGTTGTCCATCCAGGATATAATCTTTCCCATGACTGGATTGGGGCAGGGAAATGTGGTTTTGCATGATTAGCGGTGAAGATGATATATCCTGCTCCTGTTAACTCAACCATATCTGCAAAAGCTTTCACATTGAAATCCATTACTGCATCTCTATATGGCTTTAGCTTGCCATGTCTGGGTTGCGATTGTGCAGTCCAATGAAACATTAATCCGTAGCCCGCATTTACAAACCAATCTGTGCATGCCAAAGACCCGGCAGCCAAATTTTTGTCTTTCTCAATTGCTGCTTTTGCCTTAACTGGAGTTAACTCTATTGATGATAATGAAAAATCATAATTATCCACTGATTCAGTAATACTAAACGTAATCCGGTTTGTCCCCTTTGTTAAAGATATTTTCCCTTTTAAATATTCACGTTCAAAATTCAATAGGTGCTCTGTTGTCTGGAAATAACCTTTTGTCCTTCGGGTTATACCTTGTATATTATAACTTCCGGAAAATACATTATATACAATCCCTTCAGAA
This Bacillota bacterium DNA region includes the following protein-coding sequences:
- a CDS encoding alpha-L-fucosidase, giving the protein MQQSDNIWRIKIDRDRTTHLYAVSTVDIIGNLKKDMSNTQIRWYGPGYVVWEIELEEDGDYEVAICYASFSEGIVYNVFSGSYNIQGITRRTKGYFQTTEHLLNFEREYLKGKISLTKGTNRITFSITESVDNYDFSLSSIELTPVKAKAAIEKDKNLAAGSLACTDWFVNAGYGLMFHWTAQSQPRHGKLKPYRDAVMDFNVKAFADMVELTGAGYIIFTANHAKPHFPAPIQSWERLYPGWTTERDLIAELASALASKNVRLMLYLNPFAAYVSSPRLKNIDGSTFYRDEVRMDMSCKDDYIETTCEVLREIGLRYKKAIAGYWFDSCYQPYMHFGSFPIEVLFRAAKEGNSERICAFNYWILPVNTLYQEYWAGEVGGIGEIMKSRYIENGAGKGLQSHALIIMDDPWVHKKPETEVEDPHYNAETLISYIKGCMKNGGVITMNLGIYQDGSIGDKTLEVMKEIKKAIRA